A region from the Rosa rugosa chromosome 6, drRosRugo1.1, whole genome shotgun sequence genome encodes:
- the LOC133718770 gene encoding disease resistance protein RUN1-like, with the protein MGGSGKTTIARAVYDKISCDFEHHCFLQNVREGFMKKGDVLMQAELLSGVLNENVQSLGILRRGYNMILERLSQKKVFLVLDDVDNFAQIETLLGRMKPSFGDRSRIIITTRDLQSLSGVDETYSPKLFPDDEALQLFNQYAFITNQPTTEYNHLSRKLMNMLKVCL; encoded by the coding sequence ATGGGCGGCTCAGGCAAAACAACCATTGCTAGAGCTGTGTATGACAAAATATCTTGTGATTTTGAACACCATTGCTTTCTTCAAAACGTCAGAGAAGGTTTTATGAAGAAAGGTGATGTACTGATGCAAGCAGAACTTCTATCTGGAGTCTTGAACGAAAATGTGCAGAGCTTAGGCATATTGCGCAGAGGTTACAATATGATACTGGAAAGGCTCAGTCAGAAAAAGgtttttcttgttcttgatgatgtggacAATTTTGCCCAGATAGAAACCTTGCTAGGAAGGATGAAGCCTTCATTTGGTGATAGAAGTAGAATCATCATAACAACTAGAGATTTACAATCTCTGAGTGGAGTTGATGAGACTTATTCTCCCAAGTTATTTCCTGATGATGAAGCTCTTCAACTCTTCAACCAGTATGCCTTCATAACAAACCAACCCACTACTGAGTACAATCATCTCTCAAGGAAATTAATGAATATGCTCAAGGTCTGCCTTTAG
- the LOC133718769 gene encoding TMV resistance protein N-like, translated as MASSFGRGWKYDVFLSFRGEDTRKIFVGHLYKALTQKAINTFIDSEELRKGNHLSELLKAINESRFSIIVFSQNYASSTWCLKELVTILECMKTNKQIVVPIFYQVAPSDVRKLQSFFAEAFARHDRDPDIHSEEVHRWRSALTEATNLSGWDSRHYRDDAEFIDEVVQDIFKRWINISSSKVTGLVGMASHIEKMESLLYPRVDDGADYNDGVDDWADYNNGVDDWVEADYNNGVDDWADYNNGVDDWVEADYNDGVDDWADYNNGVDDWVEADYNDKVDDWADYNNGVDDWVEADYNDGVDDWADYNNEVDDWVEMDYNDKVDDWDDWTDYNNEVDDCADYNNVDDWDDRADYNNRVDDWADYNNVDDWDDRADYNNRVDDWADYNNEVDYWADYNNGVDNWADYNDGVDDCADYNNGVDDWDYGVDDWADYNNGMDDWDYGVDDWADYNDGVDDWADYNNGIDDWDSGVDDWADYNDGVDNWDYGVDDGMDDWDYGVDDWADYNDGVDDWAGGVGIIGIWGVGGLGKTTIGRADSCKFEHHCFLQNVRDGVDDWANGVRIVGIWGMGGSGKTTIARAVYDKISCKFEHHCFLQNVREGFMKKGDVLMQGELLSGVLNENVRSLGTLSRDCRGYNMIMERLSQKKVLLVLDDVDNFAQIETLLGSMKPSFGDGSRIIITTRDAQSLSGVDTTYSPKLLPDDKALQLFSQYAFRTSQSTSEYNHLSRKLIEYAQGLP; from the exons ATGGCTTCTTCCTTTGGCCGTGGTTGGAAATACGATGTCTTCTTGAGTTTTAGGGGGGAGGATACTCGGAAGATCTTTGTCGGCCATCTTTACAAAGCTTTGACACAGAAAGCAATCAACACCTTCATAGATTCTGAAGAGCTTAGAAAAGGCAACCATCTCTCAGAGCTACTGAAAGCTATCAACGAATCAAGGTTTTCTATTATAGTTTTCTCTCAAAACTATGCTTCTTCCACATGGTGCTTGAAAGAACTAGTCACAATTCTGGAATGCATGAAAACGAATAAACAAATTGTTGTGCCTATTTTTTACCAAGTGGCTCCCTCTGATGTTCGTAAACTCCAGAGTTTTTTTGCTGAAGCTTTTGCCAGACACGATCGCGATCCTGACATCCACAGTGAAGAGGTACACAGGTGGAGGTCCGCTCTAACCGAAGCCACCAATTTGTCTGGTTGGGACTCGCGTCATTATAG GGATGATGCCGAGTTTATTGACGAAGTTGTGCAAGACATTTTTAAAAGATGGATCAACATCTCATCAAGTAAAGTGACTGGCCTGGTTGGAATGGCTTCCCACATAGAAAAAATGGAGTCTTTACTATATCCTAGGGTGGATGATGGGGCGGATTATAATGATGGAGTGGATGATTGGGCGGATTACAATAATGGGGTGGATGATTGGGTGGAGGCGGATTACAATAATGGAGTGGATGATTGGGCGGATTACAATAATGGGGTGGATGATTGGGTGGAGGCGGATTATAATGATGGGGTGGATGATTGGGCGGATTACAATAATGGGGTGGATGATTGGGTGGAGGCGGATTATAATGATAAGGTGGATGATTGGGCGGATTACAATAATGGAGTGGATGATTGGGTGGAGGCGGATTATAATGATGGGGTGGATGATTGGGCGGATTACAATAATGAGGTGGATGATTGGGTGGAGATGGATTATAATGATAAGGTGGATGATTGGGATGATTGGACGGATTATAATAATGAGGTGGATGATTGTGCGGATTATAATAATGTGGATGATTGGGATGATCGTGCGGATTATAATAATAGGGTGGATGATTGGGCGGATTATAATAATGTGGATGATTGGGATGATCGTGCGGATTATAATAATAGGGTGGATGATTGGGCGGATTATAATAATGAGGTAGATTATTGGGCGGATTATAATAATGGGGTGGATAATTGGGCGGATTATAATGATGGGGTGGATGATTGTGCGGATTATAATAATGGGGTGGATGATTGGGATTATGGGGTTGATGATTGGGCGGATTATAATAATGGGATGGATGATTGGGATTATGGGGTTGATGATTGGGCGGATTATAATGATGGGGTAGATGATTGGGCGGATTATAATAATGGGATAGATGATTGGGATTCTGGGGTGGATGATTGGGCGGATTATAATGATGGGGTGGATAATTGGGATTATGGGGTTGATGATGGGATGGATGATTGGGATTATGGGGTTGATGATTGGGCGGATTATAATGATGGGGTGGATGATTGGGCGGGTGGTGTTGGTATTATAGGAATATGGGGAGTGGGCGGCTTAGGCAAAACAACCATTGGTAGGGCTGATTCTTGTAAATTTGAACACCATTGCTTTCTTCAAAACGTGAGAGATGGGGTGGATGATTGGGCGAATGGTGTTCGTATTGTAGGAATATGGGGAATGGGCGGCTCAGGCAAAACAACCATTGCTAGAGCTGTATATGACAAAATATCTTGTAAATTTGAACACCATTGCTTTCTTCAAAACGTCAGAGAAGGTTTTATGAAGAAAGGTGATGTACTGATGCAAGGAGAACTTCTATCTGGAGTCTTGAACGAAAATGTGCGGAGTTTAGGCACATTGAGCAGAGATTGCAGAGGTTACAATATGATAATGGAAAGGCTCAGTCAAAAAAAGGTTCTGcttgttcttgatgatgtggacAATTTTGCCCAAATAGAAACTTTGCTAGGAAGCATGAAGCCTTCATTTGGTGATGGAAGTCGAATCATTATAACTACTAGAGATGCACAATCTCTAAGTGGAGTTGATACCACTTATTCTCCCAAGTTATTACCTGATGATAAAGCCCTTCAACTCTTTAGCCAGTATGCCTTCAGAACAAGCCAATCCACTAGTGAGTACAATCATCTCTCAAGGAAATTAATTGAATATGCTCAAGGTCTGCCTTAA
- the LOC133717544 gene encoding ATPase 5, plasma membrane-type-like isoform X1 — translation MFVDLGHFSVRAIQGKPPDWQDFAVIITLLVINSTISFIKENNAGNAAAALMARLALKAKKWSEIIGQARQSVEVLKDQEVIRTVLNILQTNTRVASSLGTFLLTQISLIFFNMLNVYRYNQHFQMLVEFQLSSYISSFQIL, via the exons ATGTTTGTTGATCTAGGACATTTCTCTGTACGAGCCATACAG GGGAAGCCTCCTGACTGGCAAGATTTTGCGGTTATTATTACTCTGCTGGTCATCAACTCCACCATTAGTTTCATCAAGGAAAATAATGCGGGTAATGCTGCAGCAGCTCTCATGGCTCGTCTTGCTCTTAAAGCCAAG AAATGGTCCGAGATCATTGGGCAAGCACGCCAAAGTGTCGAAGTTCTTAAAGATCAGGAAGTGATTCGAACCGTTCTTAATATATTACAG ACAAACACAAGGGTTGCCAGCTCTCTTGGAACATTTCTCTTAACCCAGATTTCATTGATCTTTTTCAACATGCTTAATGTCTACAGGTATAACCAACATTTTCAGATGTTAGTCGAGTTTCAGTTGTCCAGTTATATATCTTCATTTCAAATATTGTAG
- the LOC133717544 gene encoding protein EXPORTIN 1B-like isoform X2, with product MILYQGKPPDWQDFAVIITLLVINSTISFIKENNAGNAAAALMARLALKAKKWSEIIGQARQSVEVLKDQEVIRTVLNILQTNTRVASSLGTFLLTQISLIFFNMLNVYRYNQHFQMLVEFQLSSYISSFQIL from the exons ATGATTCTGTACCAG GGGAAGCCTCCTGACTGGCAAGATTTTGCGGTTATTATTACTCTGCTGGTCATCAACTCCACCATTAGTTTCATCAAGGAAAATAATGCGGGTAATGCTGCAGCAGCTCTCATGGCTCGTCTTGCTCTTAAAGCCAAG AAATGGTCCGAGATCATTGGGCAAGCACGCCAAAGTGTCGAAGTTCTTAAAGATCAGGAAGTGATTCGAACCGTTCTTAATATATTACAG ACAAACACAAGGGTTGCCAGCTCTCTTGGAACATTTCTCTTAACCCAGATTTCATTGATCTTTTTCAACATGCTTAATGTCTACAGGTATAACCAACATTTTCAGATGTTAGTCGAGTTTCAGTTGTCCAGTTATATATCTTCATTTCAAATATTGTAG